A window from bacterium encodes these proteins:
- a CDS encoding lmo0937 family membrane protein has protein sequence MLLTIGIVLIVLWLVGFIGFHVVGWFIHVLLVIAVIVILTRIIRGKRIV, from the coding sequence ATGCTTTTAACTATAGGAATTGTACTCATAGTCCTGTGGCTTGTCGGATTCATTGGTTTTCATGTGGTGGGGTGGTTTATCCACGTCCTTCTTGTCATAGCGGTCATTGTCATCCTCACGCGGATTATCAGAGGAAAAAGAATAGTCTAA